One SAR86 cluster bacterium genomic window carries:
- the queA gene encoding tRNA preQ1(34) S-adenosylmethionine ribosyltransferase-isomerase QueA produces MNQDIYKSDYDYEIPEKLIARYPPKNRTDSKLLLCKDQNFSIENFSSISNFLKKDDLIVFNETKVFKARLRLQKESGGQTEIFINRILSKFEAECLTKGLNLKKKSQVLKTDTFPLKISIVKEKEGLVLIKFSQNVEHLCSIYGKVPIPPYLKRDDDEFDNLRYQSVFANDVFKESAAAPTASLHFDNDLYEKITNEFSTCKINLAVGLGTFKPLSNDAINDSSTLHEENFFISNESAKKINSQLKEKKRIIAIGTTTLRALESSWNNETNSVSPGKQTTTIFIKEGFKFNVANALLTNFHLPQSSLLMLVCAFAGKELIFSAYEFAIKNNLRFFSYGDAMIIERCPLNY; encoded by the coding sequence GTGAATCAAGACATCTATAAAAGTGATTATGATTATGAAATTCCAGAAAAGTTAATTGCTAGATATCCTCCTAAAAATAGAACAGATTCAAAACTGCTCTTATGCAAAGATCAAAACTTCTCAATTGAAAATTTTTCTTCAATTTCAAATTTTTTAAAGAAAGATGATCTAATAGTTTTCAATGAAACAAAAGTATTTAAAGCAAGATTAAGGTTGCAAAAAGAAAGTGGAGGGCAAACAGAAATTTTTATTAATAGAATTCTTTCTAAGTTTGAAGCAGAATGTTTAACCAAAGGATTAAACCTTAAAAAAAAATCACAAGTTCTTAAAACAGACACCTTCCCTTTGAAAATAAGTATTGTTAAAGAAAAAGAAGGATTGGTATTAATAAAGTTTAGTCAAAACGTTGAACATCTATGTTCAATATATGGAAAGGTTCCTATCCCACCATATTTGAAGAGAGATGATGATGAATTTGATAACCTTCGATATCAAAGTGTATTTGCAAATGATGTATTTAAAGAATCTGCAGCTGCGCCAACAGCATCTTTACATTTTGATAATGATTTATATGAAAAGATCACAAACGAGTTTTCTACTTGTAAGATTAATTTAGCTGTAGGACTAGGCACATTTAAACCTCTGTCTAATGATGCAATTAATGATTCATCCACATTACATGAGGAAAACTTTTTTATATCCAACGAATCAGCAAAAAAAATTAATTCTCAACTCAAAGAAAAAAAAAGAATCATAGCTATAGGAACCACAACTCTTAGAGCATTAGAATCATCCTGGAATAATGAAACAAATTCAGTTTCACCTGGAAAACAGACAACTACTATTTTTATTAAAGAGGGGTTTAAATTTAATGTAGCTAATGCATTGCTAACTAATTTTCATTTACCACAATCAAGTCTATTGATGTTGGTTTGTGCATTTGCTGGAAAGGAGCTTATATTTTCAGCATATGAATTTGCTATTAAAAATAATTTACGCTTTTTCAGTTATGGAGATGCGATGATAATAGAAAGATGTCCTTTGAATTATTAA
- the yajC gene encoding preprotein translocase subunit YajC produces the protein MNEATAPTFFPFLMLLFFFLFVYFMTIRPQQKRKKEHDALVAALKKGDEVMTSSGIVGKIENVKDRYVLIKLGDNVTINMQKEFISSLLPKGTINNIETQ, from the coding sequence ATGAACGAAGCAACAGCACCAACATTCTTTCCATTTTTAATGTTATTGTTCTTTTTTTTATTTGTTTATTTCATGACAATTAGACCGCAACAAAAGAGAAAAAAAGAGCATGATGCATTAGTCGCAGCACTAAAGAAAGGCGATGAAGTAATGACTTCTTCTGGAATTGTAGGAAAAATTGAAAATGTAAAAGATAGATATGTGTTAATAAAACTGGGAGATAATGTAACAATTAATATGCAAAAAGAGTTTATTTCTTCTTTGCTCCCCAAAGGTACTATTAATAATATTGAGACACAGTGA
- a CDS encoding inositol monophosphatase, whose product MSLPPILNRALKAAYDGANEIIHFSKRIDNVKVINKGINDITTNIEPFIEEKVFESLRKYYPEFNFFGEESGTDGIEKSDSYWLLDPLDGTRNFIHQYPHYSLSLACVCEGKVVCAVIIDPVRNEVFCAGKDTGALLNNRRIRASKKEGLSNALLSNSSHFNKKHSYKYELLKTFGELNKYNISIRKSGCVSLDLVYVAAGRLDGFWGNGLEKWDRFGGLFIGQAAGCLTTSFDGVPDNFDSDHIIISTPKCFKDLSKCVVTGFQSIE is encoded by the coding sequence ATGTCATTACCTCCAATTTTAAATCGAGCACTAAAGGCTGCATATGATGGTGCAAATGAAATAATACACTTTAGTAAAAGGATTGATAATGTAAAAGTCATAAACAAAGGAATAAATGACATAACAACGAATATTGAACCATTTATTGAAGAAAAAGTTTTTGAATCATTAAGAAAATATTATCCTGAATTTAATTTCTTTGGTGAAGAATCAGGTACAGATGGAATAGAAAAATCTGATTCATACTGGCTTTTAGATCCTTTAGACGGGACTAGAAATTTTATTCATCAATATCCACATTATTCTCTTTCCCTTGCATGCGTTTGTGAAGGAAAAGTGGTCTGTGCCGTAATTATTGATCCAGTAAGAAATGAAGTTTTTTGTGCAGGTAAAGATACTGGAGCCTTACTTAATAATAGAAGAATTAGAGCAAGTAAAAAGGAAGGCTTAAGCAATGCATTACTTTCTAATTCAAGCCATTTCAACAAAAAGCATAGTTACAAGTACGAATTGCTTAAAACTTTTGGAGAGCTTAATAAATATAATATATCTATTAGAAAATCAGGTTGTGTATCTTTAGACTTAGTATACGTTGCAGCAGGACGATTAGACGGCTTCTGGGGAAATGGTCTTGAAAAATGGGACCGTTTTGGTGGTTTATTTATTGGTCAAGCAGCTGGATGTTTGACTACAAGCTTTGATGGTGTTCCTGATAACTTTGATTCAGACCATATAATAATATCTACACCAAAATGTTTTAAAGATCTCTCCAAATGTGTTGTAACTGGATTTCAATCCATTGAATAG
- a CDS encoding Rne/Rng family ribonuclease encodes MDFDLEFGGTSFQKGSIHKGKITKIEASLEAIFVEMGSSRHGFLPFKELNADYFDQSKTGADRFKIKEGDDIVVQIEKEERANKGAALSTYISLASRYVVLMVNHPSGGGISRRIHGDEREKVKELMDSLKVPENMSVIIRTAGIDKEKEQLNWDLEYLKKLWVEVSAAINDAKTNQLIYADQSLIQKTIRDYFKADIGELVVDNEDDFESAKVYAQKIVPDFVDKIKLYQDNIPLFASYGIESKIESAFSREVKLPSGGSLVIDSGEALTSIDINSAKSTKGGDIEETALKTNLESAHEIGKQVKLRDLGGLIVIDFIDMDDEKNNEKVERAMYESTKQDHARVQLDKISRFGLMEMSRQRIKPALNDLMGKTIWVRSVVSICESIFRLLTEKAINNKSSALLLKVSPNIANELLNRYRNNLNQIEAKFEIKILVFIDPYKQNDNYTIEVKKNAYFDYESELNESSKAFQNRSSYNIKVPKRQAKALVEDVEFSNMPSSESDKKGFIDSLFSFFKSDEEANQKKPVKKFSPDRNRNKGRKPNKFRKPRPTKFKNDRKVERKPKPISKKPIDGNKKPVKVEKKPIPDDNIGNVKEVKQTKKRPVVRAKNDPRSGNR; translated from the coding sequence ATAGATTTTGACTTAGAATTCGGTGGCACTTCCTTTCAAAAAGGGAGCATTCACAAAGGAAAAATAACTAAAATTGAGGCAAGCCTTGAAGCAATTTTCGTTGAAATGGGCTCTTCAAGACATGGATTTTTACCTTTCAAAGAGCTTAATGCTGATTATTTTGACCAATCTAAAACTGGTGCAGATAGATTTAAAATCAAAGAAGGCGATGATATTGTTGTTCAGATTGAAAAGGAAGAGAGAGCAAATAAAGGCGCTGCTTTATCAACCTACATATCATTAGCTAGCAGATATGTTGTACTGATGGTGAATCATCCTTCAGGTGGAGGTATCTCTAGACGAATCCATGGCGATGAAAGAGAAAAGGTAAAAGAGCTAATGGATTCGCTAAAAGTTCCTGAAAATATGAGTGTCATAATCAGAACTGCTGGAATTGATAAAGAAAAAGAACAATTGAACTGGGATTTGGAGTATCTAAAAAAACTTTGGGTCGAAGTAAGTGCTGCAATAAATGATGCTAAAACTAATCAACTTATTTATGCCGATCAAAGCTTAATACAAAAAACTATAAGGGATTACTTCAAAGCAGATATAGGTGAACTTGTTGTTGATAATGAAGACGACTTTGAATCAGCAAAGGTATATGCTCAAAAAATTGTTCCAGATTTTGTAGATAAAATTAAGTTGTATCAAGATAACATTCCTCTGTTTGCAAGCTATGGAATAGAGTCAAAAATTGAATCTGCTTTTTCTAGAGAAGTTAAACTTCCATCTGGGGGATCGTTAGTAATCGATTCCGGTGAGGCTTTAACATCCATTGATATAAACTCTGCTAAATCTACAAAAGGTGGAGATATTGAGGAAACAGCCCTTAAGACAAATCTTGAATCTGCACATGAAATTGGAAAACAAGTTAAATTACGTGATCTCGGTGGTTTAATTGTTATTGATTTTATAGATATGGATGATGAGAAAAATAATGAAAAGGTAGAAAGAGCGATGTATGAGTCCACAAAGCAAGACCATGCAAGGGTACAGTTAGATAAAATATCAAGATTTGGTCTAATGGAAATGTCCCGACAAAGAATTAAACCCGCATTGAATGACTTGATGGGAAAAACTATATGGGTAAGGTCTGTTGTTTCGATATGTGAATCAATTTTTAGACTTTTAACAGAGAAAGCAATAAATAATAAATCCAGTGCACTTCTCCTAAAAGTATCTCCTAATATCGCAAATGAACTTTTAAACAGATACAGAAATAACTTAAATCAGATCGAGGCTAAATTTGAAATTAAAATTCTTGTATTTATCGATCCGTATAAACAAAATGATAACTACACAATTGAAGTTAAGAAAAATGCTTATTTTGATTACGAATCTGAACTTAACGAATCATCAAAAGCTTTCCAAAATAGAAGTAGCTACAATATTAAGGTTCCAAAAAGACAGGCTAAAGCTTTAGTAGAGGATGTTGAATTCAGCAATATGCCTAGTTCTGAAAGTGACAAAAAAGGCTTCATAGACTCTTTATTTAGTTTTTTCAAATCTGATGAAGAGGCGAATCAAAAAAAGCCTGTGAAAAAATTTTCTCCCGATAGAAATAGAAATAAAGGAAGAAAACCTAATAAATTTAGAAAACCTAGGCCAACAAAATTTAAAAATGATAGAAAGGTTGAAAGAAAACCTAAACCAATTAGTAAAAAACCTATTGATGGAAATAAGAAACCAGTAAAGGTTGAAAAAAAGCCAATTCCTGACGATAACATTGGTAATGTAAAAGAGGTTAAGCAAACTAAAAAAAGGCCTGTTGTTAGAGCTAAAAATGACCCTAGATCAGGGAATCGATAA
- a CDS encoding RNA methyltransferase, producing MSLSNQVKIILIETTSSGNIGSTLRAMKNMGFSNLCLINPKKINFEEVKALSANAADLIDKIKIFNSLDEALKGSEVVVATSSRQRKVPWPTDPLSDLSPTLISEIKKNKKISILFGREDRGLTNDELQKSNIHMTIETDKKYPVLNLAMSVQIVCYKLFLDYHKPKKVSKNDYWDVPIAKHEHVTNLIDHFLSISEDLEVFNKGNPRQIESRIKRLFRRLGLDEMEVNFLRGFLGGIEKKIHKKK from the coding sequence ATGAGTTTAAGTAATCAAGTCAAAATAATTCTCATAGAAACAACAAGTTCAGGAAATATTGGGTCTACCTTAAGAGCTATGAAAAATATGGGTTTCAGTAACTTATGTTTAATAAACCCAAAAAAAATTAATTTTGAAGAAGTTAAAGCTTTATCGGCAAATGCTGCTGATTTGATTGATAAAATAAAAATTTTTAACTCACTTGATGAAGCGTTAAAAGGGTCTGAGGTAGTTGTTGCAACATCATCAAGACAAAGAAAAGTCCCATGGCCAACAGACCCTTTAAGCGATTTATCTCCAACATTAATCAGTGAAATAAAGAAAAATAAAAAAATTTCTATTTTATTTGGAAGAGAGGATAGGGGACTAACAAATGATGAATTACAAAAAAGTAATATTCACATGACTATAGAAACTGATAAAAAATATCCAGTATTAAATCTAGCTATGTCAGTACAAATTGTCTGTTATAAGCTATTTCTTGATTATCATAAACCTAAAAAAGTTAGTAAGAATGATTATTGGGATGTTCCTATTGCAAAGCATGAACATGTTACCAATCTAATAGATCATTTTTTATCTATTTCTGAAGACCTGGAAGTTTTTAACAAGGGCAATCCTAGACAGATTGAATCAAGAATAAAGAGATTATTTCGAAGGTTAGGGTTAGATGAAATGGAAGTAAATTTTTTAAGAGGATTTTTGGGTGGAATTGAAAAGAAAATTCATAAGAAAAAATAA
- the tgt gene encoding tRNA guanosine(34) transglycosylase Tgt — translation MSFELLTSSGYARRGTLITKTSKIQTPVFMPVGTYGTVKGLTPDQLHEIGFEIILGNAFHLFQRPGLETIKKFNGLHKFMGWNKSILTDSGGFQIWSLKELRKISEEGVEFKSPLDGSKIFMSPEDSINTQLILNSDIVMAFDECTNYPSSLDEAEESMNLTHRWTKRSVDYFNKNKNGHLLFGIVQGGMHNELRLKSLEFMNSMKLDGIALGGLSVGETKEEKTKVLKFLAPHLQIDKPHYVMGVGTPEEIVEGVRYGIDMFDCVMPTRNARNGFLYTSKGILKIRNSEHKNSTKPIDENCDSYTNRNFSRAYLHHLDKCNEILASTLMSIHNLSYFHKLMSDIRKSLEENKFEEFLDSFYDMRSLKKPKL, via the coding sequence ATGTCCTTTGAATTATTAACTTCATCAGGGTATGCACGTAGAGGCACCCTAATAACCAAAACATCGAAAATACAAACACCTGTATTTATGCCTGTAGGAACTTATGGGACTGTAAAAGGTTTAACTCCAGATCAGTTACATGAAATTGGATTTGAAATAATTCTAGGTAATGCATTTCATCTATTTCAACGACCAGGATTAGAAACAATCAAGAAATTCAACGGATTGCATAAATTTATGGGCTGGAATAAATCAATCTTGACTGATTCTGGTGGATTTCAGATATGGAGTTTGAAGGAGCTAAGAAAAATTTCAGAAGAGGGAGTTGAATTTAAATCACCCCTTGATGGTTCAAAAATATTTATGTCTCCTGAAGACTCAATAAATACTCAGCTTATTTTAAATTCTGATATTGTTATGGCTTTTGATGAATGTACCAATTACCCAAGTTCACTTGATGAAGCGGAAGAATCTATGAATCTAACTCATAGATGGACAAAAAGATCTGTTGACTATTTCAATAAAAATAAAAATGGACATTTGCTTTTCGGCATAGTGCAGGGCGGAATGCATAATGAATTAAGGTTAAAGTCACTTGAATTTATGAATAGTATGAAACTTGATGGAATTGCACTTGGAGGTTTAAGCGTGGGAGAGACTAAAGAAGAAAAGACAAAAGTTCTTAAATTTCTTGCTCCACATCTTCAAATTGATAAACCTCATTATGTAATGGGTGTTGGTACACCAGAGGAGATTGTAGAGGGTGTTAGATATGGAATAGATATGTTTGATTGTGTAATGCCAACTAGAAATGCAAGAAATGGATTTTTATATACAAGTAAAGGAATTTTAAAAATAAGAAATTCTGAACATAAAAACTCTACTAAACCTATAGATGAAAATTGTGACAGTTATACAAATAGAAATTTTTCTCGTGCTTACCTCCATCATTTAGATAAGTGCAATGAAATATTAGCTAGTACTTTGATGAGCATACATAATTTATCTTACTTTCATAAATTAATGTCTGATATAAGAAAGTCTTTAGAAGAAAATAAATTTGAAGAATTTCTTGATTCCTTTTACGATATGAGGAGCTTAAAGAAGCCAAAACTATAG
- the secD gene encoding protein translocase subunit SecD, which translates to MNRFKIWQNFLISTVLVVGIIFSLPNFFPTNPALQVASSNSSIFFDTSIKEEIEKLLKKNNVFVDKIENIDNALQITLQSVNDQLTARRLIADYSKGEFIIALNSVATTPNWLKDLGGKPLNLGLDLAGGVHFLLEVDTERYSTERLSSEGASLLEEFSKRGINSNYKSSSDEIRLNFTSANDVTEAKNYLDQNNFSVSGSKYDLIQNGNSINLRYTSNYLAEIVDYAVDQNLVALRNRVNELGVSEPIVQREGKSRIVVELPGVQDSASAKKIIGKTANLEFRLEAKSNASFLRKDKFFYKNQPSSSAFLEKKIILSGDSVTNAQSSFDENGRPQVNISLDISGGRAMQEATKDNIGRRLGVLLIEEKTKTFFDENNEVLQESYVEKSIISNATIQDVLGTSFRITGLSNSYEASDLALLLRAGALAAPMKFVEEQTIGPTLGQENITKGLNSVIIGFILVFIFMLIRYRLFGIAANFALIFNLVLITAVMSLIGATLTLPGIAGIVLTVGMAVDANVLIFARISEEIRSNSEVQLAIKNGFSKAFGTIMDANITTLLVALILYAIGTGPIKGFAITLSIGIVTSIFTAILVTRGIVNIMYGYRKVERLNI; encoded by the coding sequence GTGAATCGTTTTAAAATTTGGCAAAATTTTTTAATCTCAACTGTGTTAGTTGTTGGGATAATTTTTTCCCTACCAAATTTTTTCCCTACTAATCCTGCCTTACAAGTAGCATCTAGCAACTCTTCAATATTTTTCGACACATCTATTAAAGAAGAAATTGAAAAATTACTAAAAAAAAATAATGTCTTTGTAGATAAGATTGAAAATATAGACAATGCATTACAAATAACTCTCCAATCTGTTAATGATCAGCTTACTGCAAGAAGGCTGATTGCAGACTACTCCAAAGGAGAATTTATAATTGCCTTAAATTCTGTTGCAACCACTCCAAATTGGTTAAAAGATCTGGGTGGTAAGCCCCTAAACTTAGGGTTAGATTTAGCAGGAGGTGTTCATTTTCTTCTGGAGGTTGATACAGAGAGATACTCAACAGAGAGGCTTTCGTCAGAAGGAGCAAGTCTTCTTGAAGAATTCTCAAAAAGAGGAATAAATTCAAACTATAAAAGCTCCAGCGACGAAATAAGGCTTAATTTCACCAGTGCAAATGACGTAACTGAAGCTAAAAATTATTTAGATCAAAATAATTTTTCAGTTAGCGGCTCAAAATATGATTTAATTCAAAACGGAAATTCTATCAATCTAAGGTACACATCAAACTATTTAGCTGAGATAGTCGATTATGCAGTAGATCAGAACTTAGTAGCATTGAGAAATAGGGTTAATGAGCTTGGTGTCTCAGAACCTATAGTTCAGAGAGAGGGAAAAAGCAGAATAGTAGTAGAACTTCCAGGAGTGCAAGATTCTGCTTCTGCTAAGAAAATAATTGGAAAGACTGCTAATTTAGAATTTAGATTAGAAGCAAAATCTAATGCATCTTTTCTGAGAAAAGATAAATTCTTTTATAAAAATCAGCCCTCGAGTTCAGCTTTTCTTGAAAAGAAAATAATTTTATCTGGTGATAGTGTTACCAATGCTCAAAGCAGTTTTGATGAAAACGGCAGGCCCCAAGTAAACATATCTTTAGACATCTCTGGTGGCAGGGCCATGCAAGAAGCAACAAAAGATAACATAGGAAGAAGGTTAGGAGTTTTATTAATAGAAGAAAAAACAAAAACCTTTTTTGATGAAAACAATGAGGTATTGCAAGAATCATATGTAGAAAAATCAATAATTAGTAATGCGACTATACAAGATGTTTTAGGCACTAGTTTTAGAATTACTGGATTATCTAATTCATATGAGGCGAGTGATTTAGCCTTACTTTTACGAGCAGGGGCACTAGCTGCTCCAATGAAATTTGTAGAAGAACAAACAATTGGACCCACACTAGGTCAAGAAAATATAACAAAAGGACTTAATTCAGTAATTATTGGATTTATTCTTGTTTTTATCTTTATGCTGATTAGATATAGGTTATTTGGAATAGCTGCCAATTTTGCATTAATTTTTAATTTAGTATTAATTACTGCGGTAATGTCGCTAATTGGAGCAACTTTGACGCTGCCTGGAATAGCTGGAATTGTACTTACTGTAGGCATGGCAGTTGATGCAAATGTTTTAATCTTTGCAAGAATATCGGAAGAAATACGCTCAAATAGTGAAGTTCAGTTGGCAATAAAAAATGGATTTTCAAAAGCATTTGGAACAATTATGGATGCAAATATTACTACCTTATTAGTAGCCCTTATTCTTTATGCTATAGGGACAGGACCAATAAAAGGATTCGCTATAACTTTAAGCATTGGAATAGTGACATCAATCTTTACTGCAATCTTAGTTACTAGAGGGATAGTTAATATTATGTACGGTTATCGTAAAGTGGAGAGATTAAATATCTAA
- a CDS encoding FTR1 family protein has product MNEFIIVFRECLEASLIVGIIYTILAKSNLRDAIQKLWLGVAASIVASLGVAYVVISLKDALGNNSSMALFEAIFMYITAGLIWYVVFWLSKHVSDRKVLEGQTMTAVKISSWGVFFVTFFAILREGFETVVFLISSFSITESFSYVGFIVGAALAILLGYLVVVQGKRINLKRFFQGTTLLLVFLASGMVAYGTHEVESYLVKSNQLNKDNISRPWDILKPKTQLEEGDSSSFYSYDEKKKLYTHVLHDSGSIGVFLKGFFGYNSNPNYIELVMWIMSLVYGLNLWRRFYY; this is encoded by the coding sequence ATGAACGAATTCATAATAGTTTTTAGAGAGTGTTTAGAGGCTTCCTTAATTGTTGGAATCATATATACAATCCTTGCAAAATCTAATTTAAGAGACGCTATACAAAAATTATGGTTAGGTGTTGCAGCTTCGATTGTAGCTAGTCTGGGCGTCGCATATGTAGTTATATCTTTAAAAGATGCATTAGGCAACAATTCCTCAATGGCATTATTTGAAGCTATTTTTATGTATATCACAGCGGGCTTAATCTGGTATGTTGTCTTTTGGCTTTCTAAACATGTAAGCGATCGTAAAGTTCTAGAAGGTCAAACTATGACTGCAGTAAAAATTTCGTCATGGGGTGTCTTTTTTGTTACTTTCTTTGCTATTTTAAGAGAGGGTTTCGAAACAGTTGTATTTTTGATTTCGAGCTTTTCTATTACAGAATCATTCTCTTATGTAGGATTTATTGTTGGTGCAGCTCTAGCAATTTTGCTTGGATATTTAGTTGTTGTACAAGGTAAAAGAATTAACTTAAAAAGATTTTTTCAAGGCACAACTTTGTTATTAGTTTTTCTTGCTTCAGGCATGGTTGCATATGGCACACACGAAGTTGAATCTTATCTTGTTAAATCAAATCAATTAAATAAAGACAATATATCCAGACCATGGGATATTTTAAAACCAAAAACTCAACTAGAGGAGGGCGACTCATCCTCTTTCTACTCATATGATGAAAAGAAAAAACTATACACTCATGTGCTCCATGACAGTGGAAGCATAGGCGTTTTTCTTAAAGGTTTTTTTGGTTATAACTCAAATCCAAACTACATAGAGTTAGTTATGTGGATTATGTCATTGGTATATGGTCTAAACCTTTGGCGAAGGTTTTATTACTGA
- a CDS encoding RluA family pseudouridine synthase, with product MIKIEFLIIDQDNSGRRLDNFIFSKYKKVPKSKIYSSIRKAKIKVNGKKSKPDYKLCEKDKISCPAFVEKKSVNESPNISRHLELIENSIIYDSKNFIVINKPPNFAVHGGSGLNFGVIELIKKIYKYSDDYKLAHRIDKFTSGCLIIAKKMSSLRDVHAQFRNKQVKKVYECIVHGQWPKSKTKIESNIEVRKLNNQRFSVESEAGKTSHTKFKFIKCNDLFSHIIALPITGRTHQIRLHCSSAGHPIVGDNKYKLSKYQETKSRMMLHAKEINFVDDGRKVKVIAKENYEFGLNKLTNS from the coding sequence ATGATAAAAATTGAATTTTTAATTATTGATCAAGATAACTCTGGAAGAAGATTAGATAATTTTATTTTTTCTAAATACAAAAAAGTACCTAAATCAAAAATATATAGCTCAATTAGAAAGGCAAAGATCAAGGTAAATGGTAAAAAATCAAAACCAGATTATAAATTGTGTGAAAAAGATAAAATTTCATGTCCTGCTTTTGTTGAGAAGAAAAGCGTCAATGAATCTCCAAATATATCTCGACATTTAGAACTCATAGAAAATTCTATTATTTATGATTCTAAAAATTTTATTGTTATCAATAAACCCCCTAATTTTGCAGTGCATGGTGGTTCTGGCTTAAATTTTGGAGTTATAGAATTGATAAAAAAAATTTATAAATATTCAGATGATTACAAGCTAGCCCATCGTATTGACAAATTTACAAGTGGATGCCTAATTATTGCAAAGAAAATGTCATCATTAAGAGATGTGCATGCACAATTCAGAAATAAACAAGTAAAAAAAGTCTATGAATGTATCGTTCATGGACAATGGCCAAAAAGTAAAACAAAAATTGAATCGAATATAGAGGTAAGAAAATTAAATAATCAAAGATTCTCGGTTGAAAGTGAAGCTGGAAAAACATCACATACAAAATTTAAGTTTATTAAATGCAATGATTTATTTTCACATATTATTGCACTTCCAATTACTGGAAGAACACATCAAATTCGACTTCATTGTAGTAGTGCTGGACACCCAATAGTTGGAGATAATAAATATAAACTTAGTAAATACCAGGAAACTAAATCAAGAATGATGTTGCATGCAAAGGAGATTAACTTTGTTGATGACGGTAGAAAAGTTAAGGTGATTGCAAAAGAAAATTATGAATTTGGTTTAAACAAGCTTACTAATAGCTAA
- the secF gene encoding protein translocase subunit SecF, with protein sequence MNIPFTKFNNLGMIISSVLILISVLSMLFKGLTLGLDFTGGVSLEIKYEQKADLERIRSSISKIENSNFVVLNFGSDDNVLIKFQSDEDLNINAQTVVEQLKNDNYLGEVTKSETIFPQIGEELRDKGGIAILVAILVILVYVIFRFQIKFGYGAIAALVHDVLIILGIFSIFNLVFDLSVLAALLAVVGYSLNDSIVVSDRIRENFVDKNKHGSSDTLINLSLNQVFLRTIVTSFTTLLVLVALLIAGGEALKNFSLALAMGVVVGSYSSIFIVVKILLLTNLTKKDMEKTSNEPEESYSMD encoded by the coding sequence ATGAATATTCCTTTTACAAAATTTAATAACTTAGGAATGATTATATCCTCGGTTCTTATTTTAATCTCAGTACTTTCAATGCTATTTAAGGGTCTTACGCTTGGATTAGATTTTACTGGTGGAGTGTCCCTCGAAATTAAGTATGAACAAAAAGCTGATCTTGAAAGAATACGTTCAAGCATTTCTAAAATTGAGAACTCAAATTTTGTTGTTCTTAATTTTGGCAGTGATGACAATGTTTTGATTAAATTTCAAAGTGATGAAGATCTAAATATTAATGCTCAAACTGTTGTAGAACAGCTTAAAAATGATAATTATCTTGGCGAAGTAACAAAAAGTGAAACAATATTTCCCCAGATAGGAGAGGAGCTTAGAGATAAAGGTGGCATAGCAATTCTTGTTGCAATATTAGTTATTCTTGTTTATGTAATATTTAGATTTCAAATAAAATTTGGATATGGTGCAATAGCTGCTCTGGTGCATGATGTGTTGATCATTTTGGGAATATTCTCAATATTCAACTTAGTCTTTGATTTATCAGTGCTTGCAGCATTATTAGCTGTAGTAGGGTACTCTTTGAATGACTCGATAGTTGTATCCGACAGAATAAGAGAAAACTTTGTTGATAAAAATAAACATGGTAGTAGTGACACACTTATAAACCTATCTTTGAATCAAGTATTTTTGAGAACAATAGTTACCTCTTTTACAACACTTCTTGTTTTAGTTGCACTTTTAATTGCTGGAGGAGAGGCTTTAAAAAACTTTAGTCTTGCGCTTGCTATGGGGGTTGTAGTCGGTTCTTATTCGTCTATTTTTATAGTAGTAAAAATCCTTCTTCTTACAAATTTAACTAAAAAAGACATGGAAAAGACTTCAAATGAACCTGAAGAGTCCTATTCAATGGATTGA